In a single window of the Penaeus chinensis breed Huanghai No. 1 chromosome 4, ASM1920278v2, whole genome shotgun sequence genome:
- the LOC125025119 gene encoding intraflagellar transport protein 52 homolog, whose amino-acid sequence MAPTVKTGLEVKERNNAILFDESKGELFRLSDGYKTLLRKLKTQWKVISNRDELNKESVGQAGVIVLACPRQRFTEGQFAILRRHVDEGGSLFVLAEEGGEKKANSNINFLLEEYGIAVNNDSVVRTCYYKYFHPKECLITNGVLNRAILEASGRNLPGLLLDDALTNRSMSFVYPFGCTLNVARPAVAVLSTGSISFPLNRPVCAFYEQPSSHGRVAVLGSAHMFNDQYIDREENSKIKDVIFQFLTAADFKLNQIDADDPEISDYNMTPDTASLADGLRTCLQESEEVPTDYTQLFHTKLTSIDMQLVPAAIEAYGKLNVKHEPLRLITPQFETPLPPLQPAVFPPSFRELPHPHLELYDLDEAFSSEKSRLAQVTNKCKDEDLEYYVRECGDILGVTSKLPPTSREAKYILEYIFTQIVEFKKLNQDPEAFMNMD is encoded by the exons ATGGCTCCTACAGTT AAAACGGGCCTGGAGGTGAAGGAGCGGAACAATGCCATTCTGTTTGATGAGTCCAAAGGAGAACTCTTTAGACTCAGTGACGGTTACAAGACTCTCCTCCGTAAGCTCAAGACACAGTGGAAGGTTATCAG CAACCGTGATGAACTGAACAAAGAAAGTGTTGGGCAAGCAGGTGTGATTGTGCTAGCGTGTCCTCGACAGAGGTTCACAGAAGGACAGTTTGCTATATTACGACGGCATGTGGATGAAGGAGGCAGCCTTTTTGTATTGGctgaggagggtggagagaaaaaGGCCAATTCTAACATAAACTTCCTGCTAGAGGAGTATGGGATAGCTGTAAATAATG ACTCAGTAGTGCGGACATGCTACTACAAATATTTCCACCCAAAGGAGTGCCTCATTACAAATGGCGTATTAAACAGGGCCATCCTTGAGGCTTCGGGAAGGAATCTTCCTGGCCTGCTCTTGGATGATGCACTCACAAATAG GTCCATGTCATTTGTGTATCCATTTGGATGTACCTTGAATGTTGCTCGACCAGCCGTTGCCGTACTTTCTACTGGGAGCATCTCATTTCCTCTTAACAGACCT GTGTGTGCCTTCTACGAGCAACCCTCTAGCCATGGACGTGTAGCGGTGTTAGGCTCTGCCCACATGTTCAACGATCAGTACATAGATCGTGAAGAAAACAGCAAGATAAAGGATGTTATTTTTCAGTTCCTCACAGCCGCTGATTTCAAGCTTAATCAGATTGATGCCGATGACCCTGAG aTATCTGATTACAACATGACACCTGACACAGCTTCCTTGGCTGATGGTTTAAGGACATGTCTTCAGGAGTCTGAGGAAGTACCAACAGACTACACACAACTATTTCATACAAAG TTGACATCAATAGACATGCAACTTGTGCCTGCTGCTATAGAAGCTTATGGCAAGCTAAATGTGAAACATGAACCACTTCGTCTCATAACTCCTCAATTTGAGACACCTTTGCCACCACTACAGCCTGCA GTATTTCCTCCCTCATTTCGAGAATTGCCACACCCACATCTGGAGTTGTATGACTTAGATGAGGCATTCAGCTCTGAGAAGTCACGACTGGCACAG GTTACAAACAAGTGTAAAGATGAGGACTTGGAGTATTATGTGAGGGAGTGTGGAGATATCCTGGGAGTAACTTCAAAGCTGCCACCTACGTCCAGGGAGGCTAAGTACATTCTTGAATACATCTTTACTCAGATTGTAGAATTCAAGAAGCTGAATCAG GATCCAGAAGCATTTATGAACATGGACTGA